CTTGGATCCTGGGTGGACAAGGCTGACAAGATCGTCGTGTCCGACCAGCGCTTCGCCGACAACATCTTCGCAGGGGTGGACTCTTTTCGTTCCGCCCGGCGTACGCTCGTCTCGACCGGAGATCTGCCAGCGCTCACTCCGGAGGCGATTGACGACTTCGTCACGCGGTCTATCGAGGCCAAGGCCGACTTCAGCTACCCGCTGATTCGCGAGGAGGACATGGCGCGGCAGTTCCCCGGCTCGGAGCGCACGTACGTGCGCATCGAGGGCGGGAAGGTGACCGGCGGCAACATGGGGGTGCTCTCGCCGGACCTGGTCGCCCGGAACCGCGATATCGGCCAGCGCCTGTTCGAGACTCGCAAGAGCCCGTTTGCGATGGCCCGGGTCATCGGATTCCCCTTCATCTTCAAGCTTCTGTCGGGTCGCCTTCGTCCTGCCGATGTCGAGGCGAAGATGGCGCAGCTCATGGGCGGCAACTGCGTGGCGCTCTACACCGAGCACGCCTGCATCGGGGCCGATGTCGACAAGCCGATCGATGTCGTTGTCGCGGAGAGAGTGATGTTCGAGCGCGCTGACGGAAGGATTCGAACGGGAAACGCAGAATAGCGAGAGGAGTGGACGTGTGTGCCTAACCTTGACTGCGGGGGCAGTCCGGCTGCAAAAAGGGGGGGTCATGGATATCACCAAGGTCACGCTGCGCCCCGTGGACATGAACAAGGTGGTGGCCATCGCCAGTATCGTCATCGATGACTGCTTCGTGATTCACGACCTACGGGTCGTCAACGGCGACAAGGGCTTGTTCGTAGCTATGCCTTCTCGGAAGCTGCCCAACGGCGAGTTCCGCGACATCTGTCATCCCATCAGTACCGAGGCGCGAAGCGACATACAGTCGGCGGTGCTCTCGGAGTTCGAAGCAGAAGGTGGGCTCGGCTCGTTCCCTCCGGCTGACGTCGCCGAGGAGCCGCTCGGCTCCTAGAGTCTCATTCCGCGGTGCGATTTCAGGCCTTCTCGCCTGCGCGGTTGACGCGCCTTCCACGCGCTCCCTACACTTCACGGGCGCGTTGGGGCATCGTCTAACGGCAGGACACGGGATTTTGGTTCCCGTTATCCAGGTTCGAATCCTGGTGCCCCAGCCATCGCGCAGCCGCCGTGAGCGTGCACGTTCACCCGAGGGGACGACATGACCGCCACCGCTCTGATCCTCGCAGCCGGCGAGGGAACCCGCATGAACTCCGACACGCCCAAGGTCGCTCATCGCGTCTTAGGCGTGCCCATGGTCTCGCTCGTCGTCGACACCGCCCGACGGGCCGGGTGCGACCGCGTCGTGATCGTAACCGGCCACAAAGCCGAAGTGGTCGAGGAGCTGCTCGCCGGTGAACTCTGCGTGAGGCAGGATCGCCAGCTGGGAACCGGTCACGCGGTCATGTGCGCCGAAGATGCGCTTGCTGATGTCAGCGGATCGCTTGTCGTGCTCTCGGGCGACACGCCTCTCATGTCCGCCGAGACGGTCTCCGGGCTGATCGCCCTGCGCGAATCATCGGGCGCCGCGTGCACGGTGCTCACCACCCGCATGGGACATCCCACCGGCTACGGGCGCATCGTGCGCGACCGCGCGGGCGAGGTCCAGACCATCGTCGAGGAGAAGGACTGCACGCCGGAGCAACGCGCCATCACCGAGGTGAACACCGGCACCTACTGCTTCGACACACGCGTCATCTTCGCGCACCTCAAGAAGCTCACGACCGACAACGCGCAGGGCGAGTACTACCTGACCGACATGCTCAAAGTGTTCCGAGCGGAGGGACTCTCGGTGGGCGCGATGGTCACCGACGACCCGCTCGAGACGATCGGTGTGAACTCAAGAGAGCAGCTGGCCGAGGCGACCAGTGTGCTTCAGCACCGCATCAATCGACGGTGGATGCAAAAGGGCGTCAGCATGACCGATCCGGGGCTCGTGTGGATCGGCCCGCTCGTCGCAGTGGGCCGCGACGTCGAGATACTCCCGATGACGTTCCTGACGGGTACAACGCGCATCGGCGACCGCGTGACGCTGGGTCCGAACACACGCATCGCTGACTCGATCGTGGAGGACGACGCCGTCATCGACTCGAGCGTGGTAGTCGAGGCACACGTCGGTCCACGGGCGAGCGTCGGCCCCGTGGCGTACCTTCGGCCCGGAGCTGTGCTTGAGGCCGGAGCCAAGGTCGGCACGAGCGTCGAGATCAAGAAGTCCACGATCGGAGAGGGCAGCAAGGTGCCCCACCTGTCCTATATCGGCGATGCGCGCATCGGACGTGGGGTGAACGTCGGAGCGGGGACCATCACCTGCAACTACGACGGGCAGCGCAAGCACGCCACGGTGATCGGGGACGGAGCGTTCGTCGGCTCTGATACGATGCTCGTAGCGCCGGTCACGATCGGCGAAGGTGCCGTAACGGGGGCCGGGAGCGCCATTACTCGCGACGTCCCACCGGGAGCGCTTGCGGTTGAGCGGTCTGAGGTTCGCGTCGTCGAGGGCTGGACGGCGCGCAGGGATGGGAAGAAGAGCGAGTAGAGCGTGCCCGCGTCTAAGGAGTGGATGCAAGCGATGGTCGATCGATCCAAGCGGATGATGCTGTTCTCCGGTACGTCCAATCCTGAGCTGGCCGAGGATGTCTCGCGCCAACTCGGCGTCGAATTGGGCAACATCAAGATCCGGCAGTTCGCCAACGGCGAAATCTACGTGCGCTACCTCGAAAGCGTTCGCGGTGCACACGTGTTTCTCGTCCAGTCGGTGACACATCCGGTCAACGACACCCTGATGGAACTGCTCATCATGGTGGACGCGGCCAAGCGAGCCTCCGCCGAGACGATCACCGCGGTGATTCCCCACTTCGGTTACGCGCGACAGGACAAGAAGAGCGCTGCCCGCGAGCCCATCACCGCCAAGCTCGTGGCGGACCTGCTCACCACGGCCGGGGTGGACCGCGTGATCACGATGGACCTGCATCAGGGTCAGATCCAGGGGTTCTTCGATCAGCCGGTCAACCACCTGACGGCGCTGCCGATCCTCGCGGACTACTTCGAGTCACTGCACCTGGACAACTGCTGTGTGGTCTCGCCCGACGTCGGGCGCGCCAAGGCGTGCCTAAAGCTCGCCGAGATGCTAGGCTGTCCGCTCGCGATCATGCACAAGGGGCGTCCGGAGCACAACGTCGCTGAGATCACGCACGTCATCGGCGACGTCGCCGGCCGCATCTGTATCGTGGCTGACGACATCATCGACACGGCGGGTTCGGTGACCGAAGGTGCGAAAGCGCTCGTCAACGCCGGAGCGACGAGTATCTACGTCACGGCGACGCACGGGGTCTTCTCGCCTCCGGCTTACGAGAGAATCGACTCGTCGCCGGTGGTCGAGGTGGTCGTCACGAACACCGTGCCGGTGGCGGCCGAGCGCCGACACGGAAAGATACGCGTCTTGTCGGTGGCGCCGCTGATCGCGGCGGCTGTTGACAATGTGTTTAACGACGAGAGCGTCTCGGAGTTGTTCGACCCTGATTTCCAGTTGTGACAGACCCCGCCCCGGAAGCGGGCAGGACCGTAACGGATGCGCGACCCGCGCACGACAAGGAGCCCTAGAATGAGCAAAGCAAGCGAAATCACCGTCACCCCCCGGACTGTGGTCGGCAAGACCGCCCACCGTCTCGCTGCAGTCGGCCAGATCCCTGCGGTGCTGTACGGTGTCGGCCGCGAGGCGATGCCGATGGCTGTGGACCGCCATGCCTTCGAGCTGTGGGCCACGCACCACGCCTCCGGTTCCGGCATGGTCGAGCTGAAGGTCGAGGGCGAGAAGAAGCCCGTCAACGCCATGGTGCGCGAGATTCAGCGCTCTGCGGTCAAGGGCACCATCCTTCACGTCGACTTCCTCGCGGTTTCGATGGACAAGCCGATTCACGCCAACGTCCCGCTGCATCTGGTCAACGACCCCGAGGGTGTCAGGGCGGGTGGCGTGCTCACCGTCAACATCCATGAGCTCAACGTCGAGGCGCTTCCCGCCGAGCTGCCGGAGTCGATGGAGTGGGATGTCTCGGGGATGATGGTGGGCGACACGCTCCACGTCCGCGATATCGTGGCGCCGAAGGGAATCACCCTGCTCGACGAGCCGGAAGGTATCGTCGCATCGGTGCAGATACCGCGTCTTGAGGTTGAGGAGACCACCGAAGAGCTGACCGAGCCCGAGGTCATCGGTTCGAAGCCCGCCGACGAGGAGTAGCGCGAAAACGTGATCTGTCGCACCGTGGTGCGCGCCTCGTGACGCGCATGGTGATCGGACTCGGCAACCCCGGACCCGAGTATGTCGCGACCCGTCATAACGCAGGGTTTCTCGCCGTGGATCTTCTCGGCGAGAACCTGCGGGCCACCTACTGGAAAGACGAGGCGGGCTCATCGGTCGCCGTTGTCCGTTTCGGCGATGCGGACCTTGTCCTGGCCAAGCCGCAGTCCTTCATGAACACGTCAGGTGGACCGACGAAGAAGCTCGTCGAGGCATACGGCATCGTGGCACAGGACCTGATCGTGGTCCACGACGATATCGACCTCGCTCCCGGCCGTGTGCTGTGCAAGAGCGGTGGCGGTCACGGGGGCCACAACGGGCTGCGGTCGTTGCATGACAAGCTCGGTACCGACGCATACCAGCGGGTGCGCGTCGGTGTCGGCAGGCCACCGGGACGCATGGATCCGGCGGACTGGGTCTTGCAGCCGCTCAAGGGCGCTGCGCTTGAGGAGTTGCAGGACACGGTGCCGACGGCCGCGCAGGCGGTACTTGCGA
This portion of the Coriobacteriia bacterium genome encodes:
- a CDS encoding nucleotidyltransferase family protein → MQVDAVVLSGGEGAVIDPAVSIKGLVPVAGKPMVEWVVEALRAAETIGGIAVVVPSAENLGSWVDKADKIVVSDQRFADNIFAGVDSFRSARRTLVSTGDLPALTPEAIDDFVTRSIEAKADFSYPLIREEDMARQFPGSERTYVRIEGGKVTGGNMGVLSPDLVARNRDIGQRLFETRKSPFAMARVIGFPFIFKLLSGRLRPADVEAKMAQLMGGNCVALYTEHACIGADVDKPIDVVVAERVMFERADGRIRTGNAE
- the spoVG gene encoding septation regulator SpoVG, translated to MDITKVTLRPVDMNKVVAIASIVIDDCFVIHDLRVVNGDKGLFVAMPSRKLPNGEFRDICHPISTEARSDIQSAVLSEFEAEGGLGSFPPADVAEEPLGS
- the glmU gene encoding bifunctional UDP-N-acetylglucosamine diphosphorylase/glucosamine-1-phosphate N-acetyltransferase GlmU; this encodes MTATALILAAGEGTRMNSDTPKVAHRVLGVPMVSLVVDTARRAGCDRVVIVTGHKAEVVEELLAGELCVRQDRQLGTGHAVMCAEDALADVSGSLVVLSGDTPLMSAETVSGLIALRESSGAACTVLTTRMGHPTGYGRIVRDRAGEVQTIVEEKDCTPEQRAITEVNTGTYCFDTRVIFAHLKKLTTDNAQGEYYLTDMLKVFRAEGLSVGAMVTDDPLETIGVNSREQLAEATSVLQHRINRRWMQKGVSMTDPGLVWIGPLVAVGRDVEILPMTFLTGTTRIGDRVTLGPNTRIADSIVEDDAVIDSSVVVEAHVGPRASVGPVAYLRPGAVLEAGAKVGTSVEIKKSTIGEGSKVPHLSYIGDARIGRGVNVGAGTITCNYDGQRKHATVIGDGAFVGSDTMLVAPVTIGEGAVTGAGSAITRDVPPGALAVERSEVRVVEGWTARRDGKKSE
- a CDS encoding ribose-phosphate pyrophosphokinase codes for the protein MVDRSKRMMLFSGTSNPELAEDVSRQLGVELGNIKIRQFANGEIYVRYLESVRGAHVFLVQSVTHPVNDTLMELLIMVDAAKRASAETITAVIPHFGYARQDKKSAAREPITAKLVADLLTTAGVDRVITMDLHQGQIQGFFDQPVNHLTALPILADYFESLHLDNCCVVSPDVGRAKACLKLAEMLGCPLAIMHKGRPEHNVAEITHVIGDVAGRICIVADDIIDTAGSVTEGAKALVNAGATSIYVTATHGVFSPPAYERIDSSPVVEVVVTNTVPVAAERRHGKIRVLSVAPLIAAAVDNVFNDESVSELFDPDFQL
- a CDS encoding 50S ribosomal protein L25, producing the protein MSKASEITVTPRTVVGKTAHRLAAVGQIPAVLYGVGREAMPMAVDRHAFELWATHHASGSGMVELKVEGEKKPVNAMVREIQRSAVKGTILHVDFLAVSMDKPIHANVPLHLVNDPEGVRAGGVLTVNIHELNVEALPAELPESMEWDVSGMMVGDTLHVRDIVAPKGITLLDEPEGIVASVQIPRLEVEETTEELTEPEVIGSKPADEE
- the pth gene encoding aminoacyl-tRNA hydrolase, which codes for MVIGLGNPGPEYVATRHNAGFLAVDLLGENLRATYWKDEAGSSVAVVRFGDADLVLAKPQSFMNTSGGPTKKLVEAYGIVAQDLIVVHDDIDLAPGRVLCKSGGGHGGHNGLRSLHDKLGTDAYQRVRVGVGRPPGRMDPADWVLQPLKGAALEELQDTVPTAAQAVLAILEHGIDVAMREYNAE